Genomic segment of uncultured Desulfobacter sp.:
ATCCTTCTGGCCACAACCCTGCCGATGACAGGCGGCACAATGGCCTTGGCAGAGGTAAACAGGCTGTGGAATAGGTTGACAATGCGCCTGGACAGCCAGACGGATTCGAACCGTTCCATGCCTTCATCCTGCTGGCCTAAGCTGATTTCTGTCTCGGACACTGTCCTTGCCCTGCGTGATACCCATAAGGTTATTACCATGATGGCACCGGCAATGAGCATGATATAGGTCTGGGTATGGACTTTTCCCCCAAGTGCCCCCATGGTGATGTTCATGGGATCAGATGAGGCCAGTGCCGTTTTAAAGGCATGAATGCCTGCTAGGGGAACACCGATAAAATTGACAAGATCGTTGGCTGCAAAGGCCATGGCCAAAGCAAACGTGCCCACAAGGACAATGGGCTTTAAAATATTTATGTCAAATACTGTGATGAGAATTTGAAGGATGATGGCCGAGATGACGAATATGCCGCCCATGATAATAAACGAGTGGCTTTTTATCCATGCCACCATTTGTGCATCCATGAACGTTGCCCCTTTGGCTCCTTTTACAAGGATGAAAAAGGTGATAACGGTGAGCGCGACACCCCCCCATAGCGCCCCGTAATGCTTCAGTCGTTTTTTATAATCAAAGGTGAAAATGAGTCTGGATATAAACTGAACCGTTGCGCCTGAAACAAATGCCACAAGAATGGATAATAATATGCCAAAGACAATGGTGATGGCTTTGGTGGAGTTGATATAATCCAGAAGACTCAAATCTGAATCTGCCTGGGCTGCAAGTTTTATCATGGATAAAGCCACGGCAGAGCCAAGCAGCTCAAATACAATGGATACCGTCGTGGAGGTGGGTAGGCCATATGTGTTGAAAAGATCTAAAAGCAGGATGTCCGTGATCATGACCGCCAAAAATATGGTCAGAAGTTCGGGCATGGTAAAAAGTTCGGGATGAAAAATACCTTTTCTGGCAACTTCCATCATGCCTGCAGAAAAGGTTACACCGGTCAGAATACCGACACTTGCAATCAGCATAATTATTTTAAAGGGGGCGGCCTTAGACCCGATGGAGGAGTTTAAAAAATTAACCGCGTCATTGGTCACCCCAACAATCAGGTCAAAAATTGCAAACAGAATCAGCATTCCGACAATGGCATAGCACATTTCAATGCTCATGATAGTTTAATTCCCTTTATGAAAGTTGGATATAGACGGGCCGGAGTAGGCCAGACCATTTTATTAGAATTGTAACCCTAACATTATGTTCATACTTTGCTAACATTTTGCTTCTTTATAAGGTTTTTGAACCTTATTTGGCAAGGAGTTTATCAACCTTTTAAGGAGCTTATATGTTTAGCTGGGTTGCATACAATGGTTTATGATTGTTTTTTTATGGCCAAAATCATGTCGTAAGCCTCGGACTTCGGGCAGTTTGCAAGTCCTGCTATTTTTTTTGCAAGATCACCGGTTCGCATATTCTGGGTCAGACCGTCCATAATCATGGCTTCCATCTGTTCCGTAGATAACTCTACCCCCTGTTCATCCGCGCCTGCAATAAACAAAACGCATTCGCCTTTGATGCTCTCCCTGTTTTCAAGGGCGCGGAGAATAGAAGAAAGAGGGCCGCGAATAAACTCCTCATACTGTTTTGTCAATTCCCTGGCAAAGCAGGCCTGGCGATCGCCAAGTGCTGTTATGGCCGAAGAAATCAGCTGGACAACGCGCCGGGGGGACTCATAAAATATCAGTGTGGCTTTGTGATGTGCGGCATCATTGAGAAAGCTGTTCAGTCTACC
This window contains:
- the rsmI gene encoding 16S rRNA (cytidine(1402)-2'-O)-methyltransferase, whose amino-acid sequence is MAGTLYIVATPLGNLEDITFRAVRILKEVDLIAAEDTRHSKKLLVHYGITTPTIACHEHNEIAKAQDLIQRLENGTNIALISDAGTPLISDPGYRLVSLAQEKEIRIVPVPGCSAAIAGLSASGLPTDTFMFLGFAPRKQGRLNSFLNDAAHHKATLIFYESPRRVVQLISSAITALGDRQACFARELTKQYEEFIRGPLSSILRALENRESIKGECVLFIAGADEQGVELSTEQMEAMIMDGLTQNMRTGDLAKKIAGLANCPKSEAYDMILAIKKQS
- a CDS encoding inorganic phosphate transporter translates to MSIEMCYAIVGMLILFAIFDLIVGVTNDAVNFLNSSIGSKAAPFKIIMLIASVGILTGVTFSAGMMEVARKGIFHPELFTMPELLTIFLAVMITDILLLDLFNTYGLPTSTTVSIVFELLGSAVALSMIKLAAQADSDLSLLDYINSTKAITIVFGILLSILVAFVSGATVQFISRLIFTFDYKKRLKHYGALWGGVALTVITFFILVKGAKGATFMDAQMVAWIKSHSFIIMGGIFVISAIILQILITVFDINILKPIVLVGTFALAMAFAANDLVNFIGVPLAGIHAFKTALASSDPMNITMGALGGKVHTQTYIMLIAGAIMVITLWVSRRARTVSETEISLGQQDEGMERFESVWLSRRIVNLFHSLFTSAKAIVPPVIGRVVARRINPNSENTRNAERKKPSFDLLRASVNLMVASAVVSMATSLKLPLSTTYVTFMVAMGSSFSDQAWGRESAVYRVTGVLTVIGGWFMTAIIAFAVSFISGNIIYYLKMPGVVGLMVFVFFMIRRNKKYHEDSEKDKEEITIYNLEEVTDFQSSVSATFDHIALHLQGIRLSLGAAFDALFQEDLDALRGHRKKVKQFQVRSNIIIANIFKVLRLLQRGDHKGSFNYYQIIRRLQKLNDGYRDTVIRSTRHVANRHTGLLPAQREELKEIKIEILYILEQAEIAFNKKDIVDCQHIAARFHYLSDLVDEYNANQIARIREESSKTRLSIMYYAISGNCVMMAKQTVKLIEIFNEALPSKDGGNACRNLRLD